From the genome of Miscanthus floridulus cultivar M001 chromosome 10, ASM1932011v1, whole genome shotgun sequence, one region includes:
- the LOC136485756 gene encoding putative disease resistance protein RGA4, translated as MAAILDAMGPYVMQLIADMATKEVKMLLGISGDIEKLENNMESIKCFLADAERKRVTELRVQRWVQKLKNAMYDATDILDLCQIEADKQRESKGSSMVEMAPGCCRPLLSCLRNPVFAHKIGSRIKELNQRLDNIYEEAHKFNFINLGSHPEQRMSTGEKVTSEFVESAIVGVKIERETRELAQMLTINGHHDIKVVAIVGTGGMGKTTLAQKIFNETTVQGHFKVKIWLSITQRFDEVELLRTAIEHAGGVHGGVQDKTLLSWRLTNTLSMGRFLLVLDDVWSNVAWSNVLSVPVRNASKNQQGNWVLITTRLEDLALRTGASFYQHHVSPLNEDDAWSLLNKQLPPTPGQVHDTDHLKVVGMKIISKCGGLPLAIKVMGGLLSTKPRSEGDWEALLKHHAWSVAGLPKELHNAIYLSYEDLSPQLKQCFLYCSLFPKGTTIWQSEVVPMWISEGFIHPPDRSSSSYDDWLEEIADGYYQELITRNLIEPATESALTRYSCTMHDVVRSFAEFMSKEESLVVQDQQDDGGSKISHVRHLSIGSTESALEWDILQKHKSVRTLIINKRINVQPSDSFGRLSTLRVLFIRGTDCDRLVDSLCRLRHLRYLHFQDTNISRLPGDIRRMKFLQHILVKGCPQLDHLPSCITQLLHLRTLSMYGSHDNVLIPKGFGQLKNLRTLYGFRVHLDKNGGTGWCSLEEIGPLSQLRELTLHGLENVPASSWNGHG; from the exons ATGGCCGCAATCTTGGATGCTATGGGACCCTACGTGATGCAGCTGATAGCCGACATGGCAACAAAAGAGGTGAAGATGTTGCTGGGCATATCTGGCGATATTGAGAAGCTAGAGAACAACATGGAAAGTATCAAATGCTTCCTTGCTGACGCTGAGAGGAAGCGCGTCACTGAATTGAGGGTGCAAAGATGGGTTCAGAAGCTCAAGAACGCCATGTATGACGCCACTGACATCCTAGACCTATGTCAAATCGAAGCTGACAAGCAGAGGGAATCGAAAGGTAGCAGCATGGTTGAAATGGCTCCAGGTTGCTGCCGGCCATTGCTCTCCTGCCTACGGAATCCTGTGTTCGCACACAAGATAGGTAGCCGCATCAAGGAGCTCAACCAGAGGCTGGACAACATATATGAAGAGGCTCACAAGTTCAACTTCATCAATCTAGGATCCCACCCAGAACAGAGGATGTCCACTGGAGAGAAGGTGACATCTGAGTTTGTTGAGTCAGCTATTGTTGGTGTGAAAATTGAGAGGGAGACAAGGGAGCTTGCTCAAATGCTAACCATCAATGGACACCACGACATCAAAGTGGTGGCCATTGTGGGCACAGGTGGCATGGGCAAAACCACCTTGGCCCAGAAGATCTTCAATGAGACCACTGTCCAAGGACACTTCAAAGTGAAGATATGGCTAAGCATCACCCAACGCTTTGATGAGGTTGAGCTTCTCAGGACAGCAATTGAGCATGCTGGGGGAGTCCATGGTGGGgtgcaagacaagaccctcctctCATGGAGGCTCACCAACACCTTGTCCATGGGTAGGTTTCTCCTGGTCCTGGATGATGTGTGGAGTAATGTAGCATGGAGCAATGTGCTTAGTGTTCCAGTCAGAAATGCAAGTAAAAATCAACAGGGCAATTGGGTGCTAATCACTACAAGATTAGAAGACCTAGCTCTACGGACCGGAGCCTCCTTCTACCAACATCATGTCAGCCCACTCAACGAAGATGATGCTTGGTCCTTGCTCAACAAACAATTGCCGCCAACACCTGGTCAA GTACATGATACAGATCACCTGAAAGTTGTCGGGATGAAAATTATCAGTAAGTGTGGAGGTTTACCACTTGCTATCAAAGTGATGGGAGGACTGCTAAGTACGAAGCCCCGAAGCGAGGGTGATTGGGAGGCTCTTTTGAAGCATCATGCTTGGTCAGTAGCTGGATTGCCTAAGGAACTGCACAACGCGATCTACTTGAGCTATGAGGATTTGTCTCCCCAGCTGAAGCAGTGCTTCCTATACTGCTCACTTTTCCCTAAAGGTACAACTATTTGGCAAAGTGAAGTTGTTCCGATGTGGATCAGTGAGGGATTTATCCATCCACCAGACAGAAGTAGTAGTTCATATGATGACTGGCTAGAAGAAATAGCAGATGGGTATTACCAGGAGCTAATCACGAGGAATCTTATTGAACCAGCAACAGAATCAGCTCTCACTCGATACTCATGCACCATGCATGACGTGGTGCGATCTTTTGCAGAGTTTATGTCTAAAGAAGAATCATTGGTGGTCCAGGATCAGCAAGATGATGGTGGTAGCAAGATCAGCCATGTACGTCACTTGTCTATAGGATCAACCGAGTCAGCACTAGAATGGGATATTCTACAGAAGCACAAATCAGTAAGAACATTAATTATAAATAAAAGAATTAATGTTCAGCCTAGTGACTCATTTGGGAGATTGTCTACCCTAAGAGTGCTTTTTATAAGGGGTACTGATTGTGATAGATTGGTTGACTCTCTATGTCGGCTGAGGCACCTAAGATACCTCCACTTCCAGGATACAAATATATCTAGGCTACCTGGAGACATTCGTAGGATGAAGTTCTTGCAGCACATTTTGGTGAAGGGATGTCCGCAGCTAGACCATCTTCCTAGCTGCATTACACAGCTTCTGCATCTAAGAACTCTTAGCATGTATGGTTCCCATGACAATGTTTTAATACCCAAGGGGTTTGGTCAGTTAAAAAATCTAAGAACACTTTATGGGTTCCGAGTACATTTGGACAAGAATGGGGGCACGGGCTGGTGCAGCTTGGAAGAGATAGGGCCTCTGTCCCAGCTTAGGGAGCTTACTTTACATGGTCTAGAAAATGTGCCTGCTAGCTCATGGAATGGCCATGGTTAG
- the LOC136489687 gene encoding putative disease resistance RPP13-like protein 1, producing the protein MELRDEINKQQQQKVVEEVIEKLSPPSSIRHLHMEGYFGSRLPNWMMAPDTCILKSLRLLKMDKLHCSTQLPNGLCLLPSLESLIINNAPTIRSVGPEFQSPSPLAVGGIITASSVVAFPNLATLRLAGLCEWEEWVWEEQGEDVTVDAMAMPALKVLEIINCKLSCVPPGLASSRRHALREVHLYKLSNLTYIDNFPSVVELQVFDCPELRRISNLSKLQKIEISYCPNMEVLGGVSSLDSMEMEDGTMETIPEYVTTVRPRYLKLTCSKELYESLLTGSSSEYDKISHIKSRTICAEDKD; encoded by the coding sequence ATGGAACTGAGGGATGAaatcaacaagcagcagcagcagaaagtAGTGGAGGAGGTAATTGAGAAGCTCAGCCCTCCATCCAGCATACGGCATCTACACATGGAAGGATACTTTGGTAGCCGGCTACCAAATTGGATGATGGCTCCAGATACATGTATCTTGAAGAGCCTGAGGCTTTTAAAGATGGACAAACTTCATTGTTCCACCCAACTCCCGAATGGTTTGTGCCTGCTCCCTAGTTTGGAGTCGCTGATCATTAACAACGCACCTACCATCAGGAGTGTTGGGCCTGAGTTCCAGTCACCCTCCCCCCTAGCAGTGGGTGGTATTATCACTGCTAGTTCAGTTGTAGCTTTTCCTAACCTGGCAACTCTTCGTCTGGCTGGCTTGTGTGAATGGGAGGAATGGGTCTGGGAGGAGCAGGGTGAGGATGTGACTGTAGATGCCATGGCAATGCCTGCACTCAAGGTTCTCGAAATTATTAACTGCAAGCTGAGCTGTGTTCCACCAGGGCTCGCTAGTAGCAGGAGGCATGCTCTAAGAGAAGTGCACCTGTACAAGCTGAGCAACCTGACATATATAGATAACTTCCCTTCAGTTGTGGAACTTCAAGTATTCGACTGCCCGGAGCTGAGAAGGATCAGCAATCTCTCCAAGTTGCAGAAAATCGAGATCTCATACTGCCCAAATATGGAGGTGCTAGGAGGAGTCTCGTCACTTGACAGCATGGAGATGGAGGACGGCACCATGGAGACAATTCCAGAATATGTGACAACAGTAAGACCAAGATATCTCAAATTGACTTGCAGCAAGGAGTTGTATGAGTCCTTGTTAACAGGAAGCTCATCTGAGTACGACAAGATCAGCCATATCAAGTCACGGACCATTTGTGCTGAAGATAAAGACTAA